The Equus przewalskii isolate Varuska chromosome 17, EquPr2, whole genome shotgun sequence region ttcttaaagtttcaggTCCTCAGCTGCTAAAAGGCCATAATACttttacctcatagagttgttggaAAATCAAATTATATCATAGATGGAAAGTACTCAGAACAGTACCTGGGATAtgaaaagctctcaataaatagtagctttgtgtttttgttgGTATTCTTGTGTTTGTTattcttaatagttttttttttttttttttaaagattttatttttctccttttttctccccaaagccccccggtacatagttgtatatttcgttgtgggtccttctagttgtggcatgtgggacgctgcctcagcgtggtctgatgagcagtgccatgtccgcacccaggattcgaaccaacgaaacactgggccgcctgcagcggagcgcgcgaacttaaccactcggccacggggccagccccgattctTAATAGTTTTTAAGAGGACTGTTGTTGGAATTATCACTTTATTGATCTGTTCATtggggtcttgcttttttaagaatattttctggTAGCGAGAGTGTTTCAGCCCTATGCAGCTTCCCATGATTAGGTCACAATTGCATTGTGTTTACCATGTATTCTTCAAAGTATGTGTCTTGAGATTTACTTCTACTTGGTTTTACTATAGGtgaaattttcttgtattttttacttttggtttatttcagtgatgatgatggtaaacactttttaaaattgtgcctCATGTTCATCTGTTAGACTAAGTTCTGAGAGGCCagagacttcttttttctttaaagttcttttaaTGCTGGATAACATGTtaatggactgaattatgtcctaATGGAGGATGTCTACCATTTTGTAGCTAACAGCTTTTGTGATAGTGAATCTGGAAGCTTTCGGTAACACTATTCTTGCTTCTCAAAGGCcttctcataaatattttcttttaaagtaactttAGTGGAAGATAGGTAATATTTGTATTAAtaactttctcctttttcactcTTATAGTTTGGAAATTTTAGTGGTCAGATGCCAGGAATGCAGATGCAAATGGGACAGCCAGTGCCAGGAACAGGGCCAAACATGCTCCCTGGTGGATATTCTGGGTACCCAGCATATTCAGACAGTTATTCCTCAGCGGGAGACCCCATGTGGACTTACTTCACTGCTGTTGCTGGACAGGTGAGATGCTAAGTGGATTGCACAAAGACCAATTTACAAAATGATtgctatttaaaagaaatgtgaacTCTTTTCcttaatatatcattttaaatgtatatgaaatttgtgttttaaactaGACTGCTTTTCTTCCTGAGATCAGAGATGAGGGTAGTcatagttatttcatttttaaaagtctgttggTATAATGCTTGACACAAACTAAAAGAGGAAACAGGGTGATGCATGGAGACTAAGCCAGAGaggatttgaacacagatctGCCTGTAAATCTCCTTACAGAAGCTGGGCCAGAGTATCAGAAAGGAGACTTGTAAGTTGTGAGTGGTTCTGGGAGAGTCTTGATGGTAAGGCAGATCAGGAAAAGGTAAAGAAGACAGGCCAGAATGGAGGTCCAGACTAATGAGCAGAGACAGACATTCAGACTTAAGCCCTAGTCACAGTCCATATCTTCTTTTATACTGgtcaagaaaaatatattgaatagtTAGAATTTTGTAGAACTGTGATAACATTTTTCCTGCATTATTCATTCACTTAAGTGTTTACTAGATCTCATATGCTTTACTAGAAATAGAGGATATTTTCTTAACATACTTTTCAACTTTGCTTTCTCTATAAACTTTGTTCTTCCTATACAAAAGAACCTATATACTCTTCAAGGTTCCTTCTTCTGTGTCTCTGGAAATATAGAATTTAGAGAAAGGTCCTCTGTGCACTAAGCAGACTTCTGTGTGAAGTGTTACAGAGGAAGCTCATACTTGAACAGAAATTATCACCAGACCACATTGAATTAATTTCCCCTCCTTTAATTGGGTTGGGCTagatttttagtaaattcaaatttctcttttctagaaaGTTTTAAGTTTGAGCTTGTTGTTTTCACAATGCATTATtttgataaatgagaaaaaattgatGAGCCTTAGTAATTCTCATTAATTTTGTCCTCAGATAGAACACCATTTTCCTACTTgagaaaagttaaaggaaaaaataatttgtaaccaTGTTATCTTTGGTGTACTAGAAGGTAGAAGatgttttttaagttaaaaaacagaaaaatcattttctacctttgtttctattcttctgttttaattatttgtaaaggattgccttttaaaatttactttctgaTAATTGACAACGACCAGGCATTTCTGTCTTCATTTCACTGAGATATTATTGACAGTGGCAGCTGTGAACTTCAttcattggggttttttttgtttttttacctgaAAATTTCTTCTTAGGTCATGTTAGAAGTGTATAATTTTTAGtcttgaaatataataatgatttgatataatAGGGAAGTAGGTAAttgttgattaaataaaaattccttcTAAAGTCTTTATCATTGGAGGAGAAATTTCTAACCCAGCTCCCAATCTAAAAATatggctaatttttttaaagtatgattttctaactacagaatttaaaattttgtaagcaaatttccaaaaatatgcaTGACAGAGAAAAGGGCACTAAGCTACTTTGTGTAGGAAATACTACATGGATGGTCCATTAAGAAGAATGCttctcagtattttttaattcctgTGTTAGAACTGCTGGAATTTTTGTTATAAGGAGTTCCTTGCTAAAGATCCATAGACCATGAATGTTTATAATACTTCTTAGAAGTAGtttgtaaaagttttttttgtttcttaggtCTCTTACAAAGTACCTTTTTTGGGGGGcaagtgaggaagattgaccctgggccaacaactgttgccagtcttcctctttttgcttgagggatattcgccctgagctgacatctgtgccagtcttcctctattttgtacatgggacactgccacagcatggctcgatgagtggtgtgtaggtgtccctaggatctgaacctgtgaaccccaggccaccaaagcagagtgcacgaacttaaccactacaccactgggccagcctcacaaagtacatattttaaatttgcctCCTTGATCCTTTCTCAGAGCTCTTGTTTTGCATTTGTGACAATGTATGTGATACTTCCAGGTAAATTACTctgtatttttttagaaaatagaatgagGTACTGAATCATAATGAGAATATTCAACCTGTTTtgcttctcttgtgatttcttgtttgcattaaaaacttttattttccataagTTCAAATAAGAATGTTTGGTCAGTAATCAGAAGAATAGCAACGAAATGTAGGAGGACTCTAAAATTTTGCTGGGGGTAATGGTGGTGGTcaaaaaaatatttgtccttCCACTTAAAGTTTCACTATCCTGTAGAAATAATCTGCCCCAAAAGGGGCACAAGGGGAAAGTTTTTGAGACTTTTCAGAACACATTTGAAGCATTTTTCTAACTATTTTAAGTAGAAGTACAATGATTCTCACAAGATATTATTTTGAGCTATTATAGGACAGAGTGATTATGCTATTtttcagaagcagagaaaataaattatatttgaaatgcttaaaaaattAGTAGAATGTAATTTGTGAAAAAATTGTTCATGTTGTATGATGTTCTTTGCTGTTAATATTTCTGTAATTATATAGTTGATAATAGAATAATGTTTTGAAGAATGCATATTTATATAACTGCGCGGTAAATcagtctataattattttttaacaggaTGGTGAAGTGGATGCTGAAGAACTCCAGAAATGTTTGACACAGTCTGGAATCACTGGAACTTATTCTCGTGAGATCTCCCCCACCCCATTAAAATTGGAATAGGAATTAATTTTCAGACGTTTTTGTCCctgtacttaaaatatttaaaaaaaaatttttatcacaGATATATATACGCGTAGTTGAAAAAGTCACATAATTCTCCAAAGCTTGTAATGAAAATAACTATTCATCGTCCATTTCTATCTCTCCAATGTTAACCActcatatttatttcttcttcctttcttttcccttcccccaagGAAAAACAGTTGCTTCTGTCCAGaagctcatttttttcttgcttggtCGATTGCCATACACTACCAGATGATTTATCTATATCCAGTCTCATCCTTCTATAGTTTGTTCATTGTAAACTAATGCTCTGAAATGGACATTTTAGAATTGCCCCTCTGCTCCTGAAAATCCTTCAGTGACTTCAGTTAGGGTGGCATTCAAGACTTTCATGATCTGGTCTTCATCTGCCTTTCTGATGTCATCCTATGCCACTGCTTCACATAAATCCCAAGCTTGAACTAAATCTCTAACTCTTTCAAGTTTTGTAATCACAGTATATGCCAAACTTCTACTTAAACCCAACTTGTCATTTATGTTAGGAAGACCAGAGCTGTTTTCCCCATGACaataattttcacttattttataattGCTTATTTAATTACCTAAATCCCTGTGCTAGATGTGAATAGTTTGAGGGTAGTAATTTTtactttagctttttcttttttactatggATGCCTAACATTTCATCAAAGTTTGTTGATGGAGTAATTGTGTGTTTttggcaatttttaaatatttcgaaaatagaaattatcataattttacataaataaaattgggCAAGACAACAATTggaataataaatatgttttatagcCTTCAGTTTGGAAACCTGCAGAATTATGATTGCCATGTTGGATGTATccttgaataaaaatagaaaatactagaATATAGAATAATTGCTTCTGAATATTAAGGCAATTGTTGGTTATAAATGACCATAGTAAGTCAGAgagtttaaaaatactttgtaagaTCCTGTTTAAAttcatgcttttcctttttttacacaGAAATCTATTCATATGCTAAATTTGACTAACTCTTACGAAAGCATCCTAACAATTTTTTAGTCAGTACGTTGGAGTTTGGGGTCAGATGAATTCTCTTTGGTATCAGAATTTATGTTTCTTAATAAAACTATCAGAGAGATTACACAGGAAAGATGGGATTTAATGAATTCAAAGAACTTTGGGCAGCTCTTAATGCCTGGAAGCAAAACTTCATAACTGTTGATCAAGATCAGAGTGGCACAGTAGAGCATCATGAATTGAATCAAGCTATTGCTGCTATGGGTAAGAATATTAACATTCTTTAGAATCTGTCCAGGTTGTCTTTGTTCTTAGATCAGATGAATCTTAATTGTTGCAATTTGCTAGGTAATAAAGAGAGAGATTATTTGATCCGCAGTTACCTAGTTTGATTTCAGGGTTGTAGATAAATTTTGTCTTTAGACCTTTAACAAAACCATTTATCTATGACTTTTTCAAAAGATGGTCATTCATGCATTCTGgttgataaaataatttctgaattttctctgttgagtatattaaatttattcctctaATTGTTAGTACTCACTTAGCATTTACGTTGTGTTCTTTGCTGACTTGGTAAGATCTTTAATTTGACAACAAAGGCTTATCTCAGTCAATTACAGGTCTCCATATCGTAGTCTAGCTTTTCAGCAGTCAAaaccatgttttttgtttttcttctttttcttgtgtagTATAGAACACACACTAGAGATAAAAATATCCCAAAATGGGAAGTCTGCATTTTAGAATATGTTAAAAGAATGTAACTTTTTAATCAAATCTCTGGTAAGCTAAGATTCTCAGTCTACTTTCTTTCAAAAAGTGCTAATATGCAGTGGTATTTAATTTGCTTAGAGTTAATGCAGTTGTAAGTAGTCCTTTTAATTGTGTTTAcccttgtcattttaatttatactcatttctaaacaaaatacatttgtaagaaaattaactttttgaAGTTAAAATCTGAACCCAATGCAAATTATCTCAAATTCTAATTTAAAGAAGTGACAACCAGTGATTTGTTTTATAAGtggatattttaatttaacaGATGGTGATTTTAGGGACAATCCTGGCCGTATAAAGAGGCTTAATACCCAGTGGTTTAAACTTGGTCTTTAATTCAGCATAACGTTGGAAAATTAATATAACCTTTTGCAAAATGGAAAGCCACCAAAGAGTTCACATAGGCAGTCGAGGGTAACAAAGAGGTATTCTGGATTATTCAAATTTAAGATCTTCAGATAggtttaaaattattcatattattttgctTAGAATGCTATGGGAAATCTTAAGAATTTTATCAGTACCACATCCAGATCATACCCCTCTAATGGGAAGTTCAAAATGcattgtatataattatattagtTTGCATGTTTTACTTCTATTAATTTATGCCTTTCCTTTCACCTAGTTTCCTGGATTACATTTTATTATAGCTACACATAGAATTTTCCTATTgcgtttatttttattgctttcccCTTTGAATGAATTAGTGTCTTTTGTGTAGATCTACTAATCTGGTAATATATGAAGACAATACTTCTGGGCCAGCATTCTTCACAGTAAAGTGTACATGTGTCATTAAATTCACAGGACCATCTATAGGGGCGCAGAAAGtagaatatattaatttatatttctaattatttttattttattttttaaatttcagttttatatatttttaaaatgtaaataatcagACAGTAATGCAtgtatagaatttaaaattaaattaatatgcCTGTTATGGGAGTGAATGATCCAAAACATTTTACTGATAAGAGTATGTAGTCAAAAACTTTTGGAGTCACAGGTCTAAACAACAAAGAACCGAAAAGATAGTGAAAAGTCTGTGGTTAAGATGAAAGTctgtgaagaaacagaagaggggTTGTGGGACAGAAAGGAataacattttcatatttcttctccttctgaataACCATGTTGATCCTCAGATTTTCTTTGGCCACAAAAGATACATATAAGTAATATATTCAGTGGGAATTATAGTATTTGAATGATAGCAAAGATCACTGGTAATCTTTGTTTTGATATTCTTTAAAGAACTGTAACATTACAGAATTATTGCGTACAGGTGTTCAAAAGATACAAATTTCccatataaaataagtaagtcatggggatataacatacggcatggtgattatagttaataatactgtattgcatatttctaagttgctaagagagattttaaaagttcccatcacaagaaaaaatatttttgtaactatATGGTGATGGGTGttgacttattatggtgatcatttgaCAGTCTGATCATTTTGCTATTGGATCATTTGGATCAATATAAATTTTCTAATCATTATGCTGTGAAACTCATAATGttagatgtcaattatacctcaataaaaaactaaaaataaataaagcacctgaagagtaaaaaataaataaactttcagAATTGAAATATTGAAGCACTTAAAACTATGAAATACTCTAgacattatttcaaaatcaaaatatattttaaagacacagaaagataattattttcttttccttagctTCGACTTTATCACAAAGATAGAATTGTGATATTTATTTACCACTTAACTGTTAGTAATGAAGCCTCTCTCTGATCCATTTCATTATGAACATTTtgtttctaatatatatttttatggaatGTATCTTGAAAGTTATTTTATGACTATTAAGAAGCATGCAATGTTTGTTCTGGTGGTCTTACGGCATTtggttttagaaattttaattttatcaatccCTTTTTTTAGGTTATAGATTGAGTCCTCAAACATTAACTGCTATTGTTAGACGTTATAGCAAGAATGGCAGAATCTTCTTTGATGATTATATTGCTTGCTGTGTGAAGCTTCGAGCATTGACAGGTAttgaccatttaaaaatgggtaCAGTATTAAGTAGCTGTTTTTCTTGAGTAGTATCTGTCATTTTCTCCAGTAAGTTTATGATATCATGTGTTTCTCTCCTTTATTCACTATTAAATCTAGTCAGAGTTTTAAGGCTTTAAAAATTTAGGAatataaatactgaaaaattgtTGTAGCtctgttttggaaagttttcttcatgtttcagtTGCCTTGGatataaaatcacttaaaattgaATTGAGTATGAAATTATTCATCCTTTTAGTTCCTGGGGACACCAAGTATTTGAAACTatagattttaaattataataaaaaagtaatttttttgtttaaagatttctTTAGGAGAAGAGACCACTTGCAACAAGGGGTTGTGAATTTCATATATGATGATGTAAGTATCCTGAATAACACTTTAGATATTTATGCTGTGTTCTAGATGTGTTCATAGTTATCAGAAATTTAAGTGATCCCTGGTATCAATACTgggaataatatattttatagaccatgttctttttctgtatttttcaactGAATGTAAATATAAGAATCAATATTGGTACAAGTACCAATGTGAGtttatattaaacataaaaatgcttttaaattttataacaggCTTTTGGCagtttatcttccaaataatttttaaaggcaaaGCTACCATTATTTTTATCAGGAGTAGTTTACTCGTGGTGATCTTTTTTCTAATAGAGATAGGAAATTTTTCTGTGATAGATTATGAAGCTGTTCATTTCTCATTTCAAAGGTTGTTTTAACGTGACTccagttgggttttttttaactgaagctATAGGAAACTTATATTTCACATGTGCTTCAATGTTTcagggtttttgtttggtttggttgtGTTTTTCTTATGTGTAAGTTATAGGGTCAACATTACTAGTATATAGTGGTTTGAATTATAAGCCTTGGAAactcaaagtattttctcttgTGAAAATGCTTTTATGGAATAGAattaatcaaaaacaaaaaccaggggccagccccgtggccgagtggttaagtttgcacgctctgcttctgtggcctggggcaccacttgtcaggccatgctgaggcggtgtcccacatagcacacccagaggtgctcacaactagaatatacaactatgtactgaggggctttggggaggagaaaaaaaaaaagattggcaacagttgttagctcagggccaatcttttttttaaaaaaaattaacattttattgttacAAGCTGATGATTTTGCTTATGTATTAGTTTTTGCAGGGCACTATGGCAATTTGAATATTTAGAATTTGAAAGGTGAAGAAATACTGTGAATTTTTCTGCTTGGAAGAGACAAACTGGATCACTTTGAATTAACACTTTTGGAGCTTTTCCATATTCCTACTTGttaaatctttttcctttctatgtGTTTTTGCTTTAGCACACAGTTCAAAGCAATAAAAGAGATGTTTTTGTATTTGGGATATTATTGCTTTTGGAAAAGTTATCACTCTACAGCTATCTGCATAATGTCATAAAATATTGGTAtgattaatttatataaatatctcttagccttaatttttaataatatacacCTAGAGGAATGTACTTACGAGATAGATTATATAAGAAGCCAAATGATCAAAGCCTAGATAAAACTAATTTATACTTATCTGAAAGTTACAAATCATGCATTGAAATTTTGTTTGTAGTTGTTGGTGTTTCAGGGTGAACTAGAAGGAGAATCCTGGATTTTGTGCCATATTCGTAATAGGGTTTGTTCTTTGATCACATAATCAGAGAACAGAATCTTCATGGGTCTTTGTGTTGAAGAAAATTGTAgttcctaaaattttattttaaattgccttAGGTGGACCataaaataatcaataatgaAATAAGACTATAGGAGgcaatatcttttcttttttgcattttatatttttcttcaatatgtTTTGTTGTCTCCTATGGAAAAAAGGTTCTTAATAAACAACTTTTCTCTCTGCACTTTATTTTGTTAGTGAAGACATAGAAAACCTGAAATGGCATCTTTCTCTAAATCTAGATTTTTCTGGAAATGacaaatttttaatgaaaagtcaACATTTAAATTTGTTCTGTTAAGCTGCATTGTTGTGTATACATAATGCCAACTgtttacaaagttaaaaaaaagtagataatCTACCACTCtgtttaaattttcagaaattacaAATTTGTCTTTCTTGACAACATTAGCTGGTGGTTTTGGCATTAGTAAACCAGtaagtcttttaaaattcctttgagCACATCTGTGTAATGTGGGGTACTGCACACGGTAGGCACCATGGTGACATTTCTGAGTGATATTGCTATGGAAATTGCAAAGTGGAGTCACCAGATCCTTAGCATTTAAAATCCCTAGTTATAAGCTGTTATAATTAATCCAGCCCCTTTCTTGGGAGACACCCTAAGTTTTTCTTAATGAAGATTTAATAAACCACATATTTTTCTTATACTGTAACTGAATATCTTCTAGCTTAAAGGTGAATACAAATTGACATAATTTTAGTATGGCTGATgaccaaattaatctataatttttataaaactctgCATTTCTTAAAGAATGAATGGCACTGTCCTGGAAAGGGAAGTTCCCCCTTctacccttcttgtgttcttacgGCTAGACTAATAGTAAAATttacacaagaccagattaacaggagaaaaaccccgTTTAATTACGTGTGCACGGGAGAGTTATGAAAATGATGCTTGGTGAGTGAACGAAGCAGGCAGTGtgtatatcttttacacaaaaaccaataaatttgtgaggaattgaCAGGataaagaaacttaggtttgaggTATGTGATTAGTGAGGAAGTTAAACAGAGTTTAGGCTGCAGACAGTGAATTAACAAGGTTTGTTTCTGCAGGCCTCTGAGCCCTGTATCCCCCAGCTCTGGCGATAAGGATGTAGGGAGAGTGCCTTTCACCTGGGAGAttgatttcctgctttcagagaGACAAGGGAGGGTCCCAGTGCTCTTCCTGTACTGGTTGCTTCTCGAGCGACTTGAATTCAAAATAATACGCCATTGTGGAATATTTTGAGGCCGCCTGTCCTGGGCCCCAACAGCAGTATCTTGAAGAAAACTTTTTATAAACTTACGGAATTTTAAATCAaccttcactttaaaaaatcctGGAAAGGAAGTAATGTATAGTCATTTTGACATTGATGATTTTATATAATTAGCCGTCAAATTCATTTGgtcacttttataaaaatatgtgaataaataattcatataacTTTGTCCTCTGGCTGTTAATTTCTTTTCAGGAACATATATTTGATAATGTGAGAGGATGTTAactgagccataaaaaatacagaattctgATTAGAAGTGCTGTAGGCAAAAGCTAATGTAAACACACTGTGTATCGTTTACGTTGAATAATGGTGATAATGTGACACAGCAGCCTGGAGTCAACCTCCAGCTTAAAGCCAGTCCAGCTACTGTATTATTCTGAGGTCAGTTATAATTTTTCTTACTAAGAGACTTGTGGTTGAGGTAAAACTTGAAAAATGGCATATGGTATTATTCATATAAGTTTCTGCCAAATAACACTTTGTATTAGAACTCTTTGCACAATTCTCTAACTCATCCTTTTCCAAAGATGTTCCTGTGACTTTTGGTCATAGGAGATCTGTGAAAAAGGAGTTTGCATGTCCAAACATATCTGGGAAATTCCCATGCTCCTCAGGGAGCTGGATAAAGCCTAAGGTACATAAAATCCTATTTAATTTTACTTGACTGAGTTTTTTATGAACTTTTTTGACTACAGAACCCCTTTCCCTAGCAAAACTAATGTTCTGTGCCAATCCAACTTAATTGTCAGACGATTCTTTTGCActttacattaaataaataatcttataAACACCTTAGGCATACGCAATATTTTACTGGGATTTTTGTACTGAAATGCAATTCACTTTTTTGATGCTTTTAAGATAATTGATGTAACAAGCATCCATtactaaagtaaaaattaaatcgTTTTATGATGGACATGACTGGAATATGAATGGAGTATGGTAGCTTGTACTGGTTAACTCACACCCAGTTTTCTTATGATGATGTAAATTATTGAATAATGTACACTTCAATGTCTAAGTGCTTTTATTTATACAGTAAACGTTTCCATgtcattttgagatttttttaataaacattcaaaTAGCTTGCTGTGAAGTTTTGTATCATACAAAATctgttacatatatattatgaGATGCTTCAGTTCAAATAACAGTGCAATAATTCATCTCTGCCAAAAACACTGCCAAATGATTAAATGCCAGCTATTGCAGCTCCATTTCGAGTGGCAGTTTACACATTGTAAATTACATTAAGGGGAAATCAATACTATTAGAATCTTAATTTGGTCCACTTTGAATGTAATTTCAAGGACTGTGCTCATTTTATCTATTTAAGCATGCatgcagaaacaaaaaataataaaaaaggtcAAGTGATATGTTTATTTCCAGAAAAGACATTTACCTGGAAGAAAGTAGaatttattaatgtaatttaaaggctgttgaattaaaaaaaataat contains the following coding sequences:
- the GCA gene encoding grancalcin isoform X2, with the translated sequence MAYPGYGGGFGNFSGQMPGMQMQMGQPVPGTGPNMLPGGYSGYPAYSDSYSSAGDPMWTYFTAVAGQDGEVDAEELQKCLTQSGITGTYSPFSLETCRIMIAMLDRDYTGKMGFNEFKELWAALNAWKQNFITVDQDQSGTVEHHELNQAIAAMGYRLSPQTLTAIVRRYSKNGRIFFDDYIACCVKLRALTDFFRRRDHLQQGVVNFIYDD
- the GCA gene encoding grancalcin isoform X3; this translates as MPGMQMQMGQPVPGTGPNMLPGGYSGYPAYSDSYSSAGDPMWTYFTAVAGQDGEVDAEELQKCLTQSGITGTYSPFSLETCRIMIAMLDRDYTGKMGFNEFKELWAALNAWKQNFITVDQDQSGTVEHHELNQAIAAMGYRLSPQTLTAIVRRYSKNGRIFFDDYIACCVKLRALTDFFRRRDHLQQGVVNFIYDDFLQGTMAI
- the GCA gene encoding grancalcin isoform X1, with product MAYPGYGGGFGNFSGQMPGMQMQMGQPVPGTGPNMLPGGYSGYPAYSDSYSSAGDPMWTYFTAVAGQDGEVDAEELQKCLTQSGITGTYSPFSLETCRIMIAMLDRDYTGKMGFNEFKELWAALNAWKQNFITVDQDQSGTVEHHELNQAIAAMGYRLSPQTLTAIVRRYSKNGRIFFDDYIACCVKLRALTDFFRRRDHLQQGVVNFIYDDFLQGTMAI
- the GCA gene encoding grancalcin isoform X4; this translates as MPGMQMQMGQPVPGTGPNMLPGGYSGYPAYSDSYSSAGDPMWTYFTAVAGQDGEVDAEELQKCLTQSGITGTYSPFSLETCRIMIAMLDRDYTGKMGFNEFKELWAALNAWKQNFITVDQDQSGTVEHHELNQAIAAMGYRLSPQTLTAIVRRYSKNGRIFFDDYIACCVKLRALTDFFRRRDHLQQGVVNFIYDD